TGTTGAGGATTTTAAAAAAACTTTATCAATAGAGTAACCAATATAATCCTTTCATTTTCAATAGATTTTCAATCTGTTAATCTCTATTTTCAAGACGAAAGCCGTTTTGGATTACATACCAAGTATGGTAGAGGTCTTACGGCCAAGGGCATTCAACCGGTGTGTACTTTCCAACAAGTTTTTCAATACACTTATCTTTTTGGAGCATTTTCTCCTGTAAGTGGTACGCAATTCCAACTGGAGATGCCTAGTTGCAATGGAGAAACTTTTCAAATTTTCATTGATGAATTTTCATTGCAAGAACCTGAAGAATACAAAATAATGGTTTTGGATAATGGTGCATTCCACAAGGCAAAAAAACTAATCATTCCAAAAAATATCTTCCTATTATTTCTACCTCCTTACAGCCCAGAGTTAAACCCTGCTGAAAAGATATGGCAACATATCAAAAGAAAGTTTACCAATAAACATTTCGAAAATTTAGAACAAATCAGCACATTCTTTGACCAAGCAATAAAGAACCTAAGCCCTCAAATGGTAATGTCTATATGCACATTCAAATATATGAATATAGATACATTTTGGTCTAATTAAAATATCATTATCGTATAATTGCCTATTTTTGTTTTCTGGATTAATGCTCTTTTTTAACGGTATTGTATTGAAAATAAACCTTTAATATACAGAATATCAGTTCTCTGTCAAAATTGATAAGAACCTATTTCTTCGGTTTTTAGGTTGCTATATTTTTGTCTTGTACCGAAATATTAAGAATGATAGCCTAAAATATTTGTAACTTTGCAACCTTTTCGAAAAGAAATATTTATATGTGGAACTTTCTTTCTAAATTTTTTCCTTCTAAGAAAGATAAAGACGTTGCAGCTCTAAAGCCATTAGTAGCAGCTATTAACCAAGAATATGCTAAGCTACGTACTATCTCTGACGATATGTTACGAGCCAAAACCGAAGACTTTCAAAAACGTATTACCAATCACTTAACTGCTACTAACTCAAAGTTGGCTTCCCTACAAGAAGAAACCCAAGCCAGCGAAAACCAAGATGATACTACTCATTTAGAGCAAATTTACCGCCAAATAGACCAGCTAACCAAAGAAAGAAATCAAACTTTGGAAGCTGCTCTAAATGAAATTTTACCGGAGGCATTTGCCGTCGTTAAAGAAACCTGTCGCCGTTTAACAGAAAATAAACAGTTGGTTGTTCAAGCTACCGATTGGGACAGAACCATTGCAGCCAATAAGCCTAACGTAGTAATCAATGGAGATAAAGCTATCTGGCAAAACCGCTGGTTAGTAACCGGTAACGAAATTGAGTGGAACATGGTGCATTATGATGTGCAGCTCATGGGAGGGGTCAACTTACATCAGGGAAAAATCTCTGAAATGGCAACTGGTGAAGGAAAAACCTTAGTATCTACACTGCCAGCCTACTTAAACGCACTCGCCGGCTTCGGAGTCCATATCGTAACCGTTAATGACTACTTAGCACGAAGAGACTGCGAGTGGAACGGCCCTATCTTTGAATTCCATAAAATCCGTGTTGATGTAATTGACATCCATGACCCCAATACCCCTCAACGGCAAAATGCCTACTTAGCTGATATAACCTACGGAACCAACAACGAATTTGGCTTCGATTATCTTCGGGACAATATGGTTACCCACCCCGAAAACCTCGTACAACGAAAACTTCATTATGCAATGATAGACGAAGTGGACTCCGTATTGGTTGATGAAGCCCGTACTCCCTTAATCATATCCGGCCCAGTTCCGCAAGGAGATAAACATGAATTTCATCTACTTAAACCACGTATTGAACGCTTAGTGCAAGAACAACGCCGTGTCGTCAATGAATGTTTAAATAAAGCAAAACTGCTAATTGACAAAAACGACACAACGCAAGGAGGCCTAATGCTCCTAAGAGCACACCGAGGACTCCCTAAATACAAGCCACTTATCAAATACCTAAGCGAAAAAGGAGTTAAAGCAGTGCTGAATAAATCAGAAGCACACTATATGCAAGATAACTCCAAAAATATGCATATCGTAGATGAAGAACTGTATTTCGTAATAGACGAAAAAAACAATTCATCTGAACTTACGGATAAAGGACGCGAGTTAATTACCAAACAGGGAGAAGACCACGACTTCTTCGTGCTGCCGGATATCGCAGCAATGCTTAACGAAATAGAATATTCCGCTAACATATCCGATGCAGAAAGAATACAACGTAAAGAAGACCTCTCCCGCAGCTATTCTGAAAAATCAGAACGTTTACACTCCGTCCAACAGTTATTAAAAGCCTACTGCCTATTTGAAAAAGACATTCAATATATCGTTCAAGATGGCAAAGTGATGATTGTAGATGAGCAAACGGGGCGTGTGCTACCCGGCCGCCGGTATTCAGACGGATTACACCAAGCCATTGAAGCCAAAGAAAACGTTCGAGTAGAAGCTGCCACCCAAACCTTTGCAACCATCACGCTGCAAAACTACTTCCGAATGTATCACAAATTAGCCGGAATGACCGGTACTGCTGAAACAGAAGCTGCCGAATTATACCAAATCTATAAGTTAGATGTAACCGTTATCCTCACCAATAAATTAATTATCCGTAAAGATGCCGATGATTTGGTATATAAAACTAAACGAGAAAAATATAACGCTATCATCGAAGAAATAGTAAGCCTTTCACAGGCAGGAAGACCCGTTCTGGTAGGAACAACCTCTGTGGAAGTATCAGAGCTATTAAGCAAAATGCTTTCATTGCAAAAAATCAAGCATAATGTCTTGAATGCCAAGCAGCATCAGCGTGAAGCAGAAATTGTTGCAGAGGCAGGGACTGCCGGTACAGTAACTATTGCTACCAATATGGCTGGACGCGGTACAGACATTAAATTAGGGCCGGGCGTTAAAGAAGCCGGAGGCTTAGCAATCATCGGGAGTGAACGGCACGAATCCAGACGTATTGACCGCCAGCTACGCGGACGGGCAGGCCGGCAAGGAGACCCAGGCTCATCACAATTCTTCGTATCCTTAGAAGATGACCTCATGAGACTTTTTGGCTCCGAAAAAATCGCCGGAATCATGGATAGACTTGGCCATAAAGAAGGAGAAGTTATCCAGCATTCCATGATATCAAGGTCAATCACAAATGCACAGAAAAAAGTAGAAGAAAATCACTTTGGAATGCGTAAACG
The window above is part of the Bacteroidia bacterium genome. Proteins encoded here:
- a CDS encoding IS630 family transposase; the encoded protein is MDFQSVNLYFQDESRFGLHTKYGRGLTAKGIQPVCTFQQVFQYTYLFGAFSPVSGTQFQLEMPSCNGETFQIFIDEFSLQEPEEYKIMVLDNGAFHKAKKLIIPKNIFLLFLPPYSPELNPAEKIWQHIKRKFTNKHFENLEQISTFFDQAIKNLSPQMVMSICTFKYMNIDTFWSN
- the secA gene encoding preprotein translocase subunit SecA translates to MWNFLSKFFPSKKDKDVAALKPLVAAINQEYAKLRTISDDMLRAKTEDFQKRITNHLTATNSKLASLQEETQASENQDDTTHLEQIYRQIDQLTKERNQTLEAALNEILPEAFAVVKETCRRLTENKQLVVQATDWDRTIAANKPNVVINGDKAIWQNRWLVTGNEIEWNMVHYDVQLMGGVNLHQGKISEMATGEGKTLVSTLPAYLNALAGFGVHIVTVNDYLARRDCEWNGPIFEFHKIRVDVIDIHDPNTPQRQNAYLADITYGTNNEFGFDYLRDNMVTHPENLVQRKLHYAMIDEVDSVLVDEARTPLIISGPVPQGDKHEFHLLKPRIERLVQEQRRVVNECLNKAKLLIDKNDTTQGGLMLLRAHRGLPKYKPLIKYLSEKGVKAVLNKSEAHYMQDNSKNMHIVDEELYFVIDEKNNSSELTDKGRELITKQGEDHDFFVLPDIAAMLNEIEYSANISDAERIQRKEDLSRSYSEKSERLHSVQQLLKAYCLFEKDIQYIVQDGKVMIVDEQTGRVLPGRRYSDGLHQAIEAKENVRVEAATQTFATITLQNYFRMYHKLAGMTGTAETEAAELYQIYKLDVTVILTNKLIIRKDADDLVYKTKREKYNAIIEEIVSLSQAGRPVLVGTTSVEVSELLSKMLSLQKIKHNVLNAKQHQREAEIVAEAGTAGTVTIATNMAGRGTDIKLGPGVKEAGGLAIIGSERHESRRIDRQLRGRAGRQGDPGSSQFFVSLEDDLMRLFGSEKIAGIMDRLGHKEGEVIQHSMISRSITNAQKKVEENHFGMRKRLLEYDDVMNSQREVIYKRRRNALFGDRIRVDFEDMLYDTCQNIIQKSSDAETLRLEALRTLAIDPTITDKDLEHKKQEDLIQDLFELAKNQYKVRTERIAEIITSSIKAVIGQIPPQVNYVEVALTDGSSVIGLPLPIRQIAQEHGKYLIDLLERTIILQVIDRNWMEHLREMDDLRQSVQNAVFEQKDPLLVYKFQAFEIFQQMLSTINFQTLSFLFRAQIANPPEEQKRFNTTQAAPKRDDFSKLSAKHEEEHKEQSKSKNYVIQDDEYADENPHTDDRPLSRAERRKLERNKKR